A segment of the Bacteroidota bacterium genome:
ACAAAGGGAATATCCTTCGTTTTCCTTGTCAATTTTCATTGTATAATCGTCACAAAATGCTTCGAAAAATGCCGTTGCCCAAGTCAAGCTTCTATTTATTTATGCCGTAAATAACTTTTAGTACATTTATTCCTCTTCAAACAATTCCCCTCATGTCTGACCGCAGAAAATTTTTACAACAGATCGGCCTCACCGCCGGCGCACTCACTGTTTCTCCTTTATTGACACCGCTCTTCGCCGATAACAAAAAAGGAAAAAACGCAAAAGAACTTTTCGCAAGGATCAATGCTATGGATCCGGGCGCGATCACTACCGACGAGGATTTCTGGAGTTGGGTGCGCGAACAATATGATATTACTCCTGCCATTACGAATTTCAACAATGGCGGAGTGAGTCCGCAACCGAAACCGGTGCAGGATGCGCACATCAATTATTATAAATATTGCAATGAAGCGCCTTCGTATTACATGTGGCGCGAACTCGATAAAGGAAGAGAACCATTGAGAAAAAAACTTGCGGAACTCGCCGGCGTTTCTCCCGATGAAGTGGCCATCAACAGGAATTCTACGGAAGGACTGAACACGATTATTTTCGGAATGAATTTAAAACCGGGCGATGAGATCATTGTTTCGAAACAGGATTATCCGAATATGCTCAACGCATGGAAGCAGAGGGAAAAACGCGACGGCGTAAAATTAGTCTGGGTTGATCATGAACTTCCTTCTTCCGATGATGTGGCGCTCACAAAAAAATACACCTCGCTCTTTACGGATAAAACAAAAGTGGTTCACGTTACGCACATGATCAATTGGGTGGGACAGATTCTTCCCGTGCGCATGATCGCGGATGAGGCGCACAA
Coding sequences within it:
- a CDS encoding aminotransferase class V-fold PLP-dependent enzyme, whose amino-acid sequence is MSDRRKFLQQIGLTAGALTVSPLLTPLFADNKKGKNAKELFARINAMDPGAITTDEDFWSWVREQYDITPAITNFNNGGVSPQPKPVQDAHINYYKYCNEAPSYYMWRELDKGREPLRKKLAELAGVSPDEVAINRNSTEGLNTIIFGMNLKPGDEIIVSKQDYPNMLNAWKQREKRDGVKLVWVDHELPSSDDVALTKKYTSLFTDKTKVVHVTHMINWVGQILPVRMIADEAHKRNIDVVCDSAHCFAHFDFKIPDLGCDYWATSLHKWLGAPFGSGMMWIRKEKIKDIWALLSNNEPDGTDIRKFESLGTRSFASEMAISAAVDFHNLIGSARKEARLRYLKEYWTKKVISLTGVKINTPADAKHSCAIANISIDGVKPEEIELKLMEKYRIHCVAINWENIHGARICPNVYTNMDDLDNLVKGITEIVQGITPQK